One part of the Lachnospiraceae bacterium JLR.KK002 genome encodes these proteins:
- a CDS encoding HAD family hydrolase, with the protein MEHKILFTDLDETLLNHDKSISKENRAAIARMLELGHDFVLMTGRPIATGRLAVKELNLSFPRCYMVAYNGAVVYDCVADRVLAERTLPMEVAKEIILAGKKSDIYVQTYEQDTILAEHHGKELDFYLRNARMRYRLVDNIFVSLEQEPHKVMLIDVDHPERLQQFQTDHPELRERSNCFFSYNEYLEYCPKDTDKGSGLKYISKFLNVPIEHTVAVGDERNDIPMIQAAHVGVAVKNGHEELKGAADYVTEYDNEHGAIAEIIEKFILNESA; encoded by the coding sequence ATGGAACACAAAATTTTGTTTACAGATCTGGATGAAACATTATTAAATCATGACAAGAGCATTTCAAAAGAAAACCGGGCCGCCATTGCCAGAATGCTGGAACTGGGCCATGATTTTGTGCTGATGACGGGGCGTCCCATTGCCACAGGACGGCTGGCAGTGAAAGAACTGAACCTGTCCTTTCCCAGATGTTATATGGTCGCTTACAACGGAGCGGTAGTTTATGACTGTGTGGCGGACCGGGTGCTGGCAGAGCGCACCCTGCCCATGGAAGTGGCAAAAGAAATCATTCTGGCCGGAAAAAAATCCGATATTTATGTACAGACGTATGAACAGGACACCATTCTGGCAGAACACCATGGCAAAGAACTTGATTTCTACCTGCGGAACGCCAGAATGAGATACCGTCTGGTGGACAATATTTTCGTAAGTCTGGAGCAGGAACCCCATAAGGTAATGCTGATTGATGTGGACCACCCGGAAAGGCTTCAGCAATTTCAGACAGACCATCCGGAACTCAGAGAACGGAGCAACTGCTTTTTCTCCTACAATGAATATCTGGAATACTGCCCCAAAGATACCGATAAAGGCAGCGGCCTGAAGTATATCAGCAAATTCCTGAATGTTCCTATTGAACATACGGTGGCAGTGGGAGACGAACGCAACGATATTCCCATGATTCAGGCAGCTCATGTGGGCGTTGCGGTGAAAAACGGCCATGAAGAACTGAAAGGTGCGGCGGATTATGTGACAGAGTATGACAATGAGCATGGAGCTATTGCTGAAATCATTGAAAAATTCATCCTGAACGAGTCTGCATAA
- a CDS encoding RNA degradosome polyphosphate kinase, producing the protein MDKEKDYLKPEYYENRELSWLKFNYRVLNEARDKNIPLLERLKFVSITSSNLDEFFMVRVASLKDMVHAGYKKTDIAGMTAKEQLEAINKDTRSLVEMQYSTYNRSLVPLLHNHGIEIISAYEELDEVQGEYVDRYFEETVYPVLTPMAVDASRPFPLIRNKSLNIAALLNKKGDKKEELEFATVQVPSVLSRIVQIPSQDEGSKTFILLEQIIERNIHRLFLNYHVVCAWPYRIMRNADLTIDEDEAEDLLQEIQKQLKKRQWGEVIRLEVEDKIDKRLLGILKEDLHIAQEDIFKINGPLDLTFLMKMYGIEGADDLRYEPYQPQRVPQIVPGEDIFAAIRKGDILLHHPYQTFDPVVDFIKQASLDPDVLAIKQTLYRVSGNSPIIASLAQAAENGKQVSVLVELKARFDEENNIVWAKKLEKAGCHVIYGLVGLKTHSKIALVVRKEEDGIRRYIHLGTGNYNDSTAKLYTDLGMFTCSEAIGEDATAVFNMLSGYSEPPSWNKLAVAPIWLRKRFLKLIKREIKHAQAGREAFIRAKMNSLCDRDVIGALYEASAAGVKIDLVVRGICCLKVGIPGISENITVRSIVGNFLEHSRIFWFHNDGQEEIYMGSADWMPRNLDRRVEILFPVENETLMEQIRHILELQLADNMKSHILQPDGRYEKIDKRGKKLVNSQQQFCEEAKKALPKTVNVYQERVFIPAEPME; encoded by the coding sequence ATGGACAAAGAAAAGGATTATCTGAAACCGGAATATTACGAAAACCGGGAACTGAGCTGGCTGAAATTTAATTACAGAGTGTTGAACGAAGCCAGAGATAAAAATATTCCCCTGCTGGAACGGTTAAAATTTGTAAGTATTACCTCATCGAATCTGGATGAATTTTTCATGGTCCGGGTGGCTTCCCTGAAAGATATGGTTCATGCAGGATATAAAAAGACCGATATTGCAGGAATGACTGCAAAAGAGCAGCTTGAAGCCATCAACAAAGATACCCGTTCCCTGGTGGAAATGCAGTACAGCACCTATAACCGTTCTCTGGTTCCGCTGCTTCACAATCATGGGATTGAGATTATTTCCGCTTACGAAGAACTGGATGAAGTTCAGGGAGAATATGTGGACCGCTATTTTGAGGAAACGGTATATCCGGTGCTGACGCCCATGGCCGTAGACGCCTCCCGGCCTTTTCCGCTGATTCGCAACAAGTCTTTAAATATCGCCGCCCTTCTGAACAAAAAGGGAGATAAAAAAGAAGAACTGGAATTTGCCACCGTACAGGTGCCCTCGGTACTTTCCAGAATCGTGCAGATTCCCTCTCAGGATGAAGGCAGTAAAACTTTCATTCTGCTGGAACAGATTATCGAGCGCAATATTCACCGGCTGTTTCTGAATTACCATGTGGTATGTGCCTGGCCTTACCGGATTATGCGGAATGCAGACCTTACCATTGACGAGGACGAGGCGGAGGATTTGCTGCAGGAAATTCAGAAACAGTTAAAAAAGCGCCAGTGGGGAGAAGTCATCCGTCTGGAAGTGGAAGATAAAATAGATAAACGTCTTCTGGGAATACTGAAAGAAGACCTTCATATTGCCCAGGAGGACATCTTTAAGATAAACGGTCCGCTGGATCTGACCTTTCTGATGAAGATGTACGGAATCGAAGGAGCGGATGATCTGCGTTATGAGCCTTACCAGCCTCAGCGCGTGCCTCAGATTGTGCCGGGAGAAGATATTTTTGCCGCCATCCGGAAGGGAGATATTCTGCTGCACCATCCCTACCAGACTTTTGACCCGGTGGTGGATTTTATAAAACAGGCTTCTCTGGACCCGGACGTGCTGGCCATCAAACAGACCCTGTACCGGGTCAGCGGAAATTCCCCAATTATTGCCTCTCTGGCTCAGGCTGCGGAAAACGGGAAACAGGTATCCGTGCTGGTGGAATTAAAGGCCCGGTTTGATGAGGAAAATAATATTGTATGGGCAAAGAAACTGGAAAAAGCAGGCTGCCACGTAATTTACGGGCTGGTGGGCCTGAAAACCCACAGTAAAATTGCGCTGGTGGTACGGAAAGAGGAAGACGGAATCCGCAGGTATATCCATCTGGGAACAGGAAACTACAACGATTCTACTGCCAAATTATATACGGATCTTGGCATGTTCACCTGTTCCGAAGCCATCGGAGAGGACGCCACAGCCGTGTTTAACATGCTGTCAGGATATTCCGAGCCCCCTTCCTGGAATAAACTGGCAGTAGCCCCCATCTGGCTGCGCAAGCGTTTTCTCAAACTGATTAAACGTGAAATCAAACATGCACAGGCAGGCAGAGAAGCATTTATCCGGGCGAAAATGAATTCCCTCTGCGACCGGGACGTCATCGGGGCACTGTACGAAGCCTCCGCAGCCGGAGTGAAAATAGATCTGGTAGTGCGCGGCATCTGCTGCCTGAAAGTGGGTATTCCGGGAATCAGCGAAAATATCACTGTGCGCTCCATTGTGGGAAATTTCCTGGAACACAGCCGGATTTTCTGGTTCCACAACGACGGGCAGGAAGAAATCTATATGGGCAGCGCCGACTGGATGCCCCGGAATCTGGACCGAAGAGTGGAGATTCTGTTTCCGGTGGAAAATGAAACACTGATGGAGCAGATACGCCATATTCTGGAACTCCAGCTTGCAGACAATATGAAATCCCATATTTTACAGCCCGACGGCAGATATGAGAAAATAGACAAGCGAGGGAAAAAGCTGGTAAATTCACAGCAGCAGTTTTGTGAGGAGGCAAAAAAAGCCCTTCCGAAAACAGTAAATGTTTATCAGGAAAGAGTGTTTATTCCGGCAGAACCAATGGAATAA
- a CDS encoding phosphatase, protein MKITTFAAIYIGSYEVSLKIFEISANRKIRSIDYVRSHVELGRDAFGKGVIGYELVEELCQILKEFHTIMDGYKVDDYEACAGNVFRNVSNAPFILDQIRLRTRIEVTVLSNSEHRLMDYKSLAILPKFEKMIQKGAAVVNVGGGSMQITLFRKGTAITTQHIELGIMRIREKLSKIENLVSHYETQIQELIDKELEIFKRIYLKDREMKYVIIMGDYIEEMTKGFSKKEEDGTIETERFIKMLNKWYRKSTEEISLDLNLANEHDPLIIPSVVLYKRLSEELNAKYIWVPGVNISDGIVCAYAEKKRMIYFEHDFEEDVLAAARNLAERYQGYSSHTEAVLAMTVAIFDAMKKVHGMGKRERLLLQVAAILHDCGRYISLVNQAECSYQIIMATEIIGMTHMEREIVAGTVKYNSQPLQPYSSVSDKMDQKGYMTVSKLTAILKIANAMDRSHKQKFRNIKAALQDRELVITVESSESIVLEKGLFSAYANSFEEVFSVKPRIREKKVF, encoded by the coding sequence ATGAAGATTACCACATTTGCAGCAATTTACATTGGCTCATATGAAGTGAGTCTGAAAATATTTGAGATTTCCGCAAATCGGAAAATACGTTCCATTGATTATGTGCGCAGCCATGTGGAACTGGGACGGGACGCCTTTGGAAAAGGCGTTATCGGGTATGAACTGGTAGAGGAACTCTGTCAGATTTTAAAGGAGTTCCATACCATTATGGATGGATATAAGGTAGACGATTATGAGGCATGTGCGGGAAACGTATTCCGGAATGTGAGCAACGCACCCTTTATACTGGATCAGATTCGTCTCCGCACCAGAATCGAAGTGACAGTTCTCAGCAATTCCGAACACAGGCTGATGGATTATAAATCTCTGGCCATCCTGCCCAAATTTGAAAAAATGATTCAGAAAGGGGCGGCAGTGGTCAATGTAGGGGGCGGCAGTATGCAGATTACCCTGTTCCGCAAGGGGACAGCCATTACCACCCAGCATATTGAACTGGGCATTATGCGGATTCGGGAAAAGCTGTCCAAAATTGAAAATCTGGTTTCCCATTATGAAACCCAGATTCAGGAGCTGATTGACAAAGAGCTGGAAATTTTCAAACGGATTTACCTGAAAGACCGGGAAATGAAATATGTAATTATTATGGGAGATTACATCGAAGAAATGACAAAGGGATTTTCCAAAAAGGAAGAGGACGGCACCATAGAAACCGAACGCTTTATTAAAATGCTGAATAAATGGTACCGGAAATCCACCGAGGAAATTTCTCTGGATTTGAATCTGGCCAACGAACACGATCCCCTGATTATCCCCTCGGTGGTGCTGTACAAACGCCTCAGTGAAGAACTGAATGCAAAATATATCTGGGTGCCCGGAGTAAATATCAGCGACGGAATCGTCTGCGCCTATGCGGAGAAAAAGCGCATGATTTATTTTGAGCACGATTTTGAAGAAGATGTGCTGGCCGCCGCCCGGAATCTGGCGGAACGCTATCAGGGCTATTCCAGCCACACGGAGGCAGTCCTTGCCATGACAGTTGCCATTTTTGACGCCATGAAAAAAGTGCACGGCATGGGCAAAAGGGAGCGGCTGCTGCTGCAGGTGGCGGCAATTCTTCACGATTGCGGCCGCTATATCAGCCTGGTAAATCAGGCCGAGTGTTCTTATCAGATTATCATGGCCACCGAGATTATCGGCATGACCCATATGGAGCGGGAAATTGTGGCAGGTACCGTAAAATACAATTCTCAGCCCCTGCAGCCTTACAGCAGCGTAAGCGATAAAATGGACCAGAAAGGCTATATGACCGTGTCCAAGCTGACAGCTATTCTCAAAATTGCCAATGCCATGGACCGGAGCCATAAACAGAAGTTCCGGAATATCAAAGCTGCTTTACAGGACCGGGAACTGGTGATAACAGTGGAATCCTCGGAGAGTATTGTGCTGGAAAAGGGCCTCTTTTCCGCTTATGCAAATTCTTTTGAAGAAGTTTTCAGTGTAAAACCAAGGATACGAGAAAAGAAAGTGTTTTAA